ATCTCTgtaacctctctgtctgtctgtctgtctgtctgtctgtctgtctgtctgtctgtctgtctgtctgtctgtctgtctgtctgtctgtctgtctgtacctgggTATGGGATGTCTGGGGTGTTACTGGGGTGGAGCTGGGACCTGGGGGGTGGGGCTAAAATGGGGTGGtgctggggggggggtgggggggctggGGTGGGGGTGATGGGGCTGGGGTGTAGGTGGGGCTGGGGTTGGGTGGGGCTGGGgtagggagggtgggtggggctGGTGATGGGTGGGGCTGGGGTGGGGCTGGGGTGGTGATGGGTGGGGCTGTGGTCGGGGTGGTGATGGGTGGGGCTGGGGTGGGGCTGGGGTAGGAGTAGGAGTGGTGATGGGTGGGGCTGGGGTGGGGCTGGGTGGGGCTGTGGTCGGGGTGGTGATGGGTGGGGGTGGGGCTGTGGTCGGGGTGGTGATGGGTGGGGGTGGGgctgtggtcagggtggtgatgccTGGGGGTGGGGCTGAGGAATACAGAGGAAATAGAATACACACAAAAAATCTGATCTTTTCAATGCCTGCATAAGCATTTGAtgtcaatttttatttatttaactaggcaagtcagttaagaacaaattcttatttccaatgatggcctaccccagccaaaccctaacccggacgatgctgggccaattgtgcgccgccatatgggactcccatttCCCGtcgggtgtgatacagcctggaatcaaaccagggtttgtagtgacgcctctagcactgagatgcagcgccttagaaTGCTACGCCTCTCGGGAGCCCCTAATGAACCACATCAACATAATATAATAATCTTGTAATATGCGTATGCCCGCGCAGAATATGTCTTAATCACAGCCaatcatgtcagatttcaatgCTTGTCCACGCTGAAATATACTTGAGATTGAAATATTGCAACTGACTAACATGATTTTCGAAACTTGCCAAGCAGTCCATGCATTGTCTGTCTGCTGTGAGCTGTAACTCGACAGTCTATGGAGTTCAAACCTAGGCTTTGATTTGACTGCTGATCCGGGAACTCACCAAGGGACATAATCTTCCGCTCCGAGATGTGTTCTCATAAACAGATTATCTCGAGTTACGATAATAGTATTGTTAATATAGTtacatgaagacatggctaaaggtcaatcagatttgtgaacataatccctagctgtgtgttgccgcttttCATGTTGTCtattgtctgtagcttgtgaggtgtggaaacactttgttgcttttatggattttgtcttgttgctttttgtactgtctgtgtggttgaaaattagccggctggttAAAACCGgtacttttactgaaacgttgattaatgtgcactgtccctgtaaaaataaaataaactcaaactatTAACTTGGTGCGCTGTAAATGGTTAAAGACTTTGGACTCTGTTTATCAAAGTGTTGCGGGAGTGGAAGTGATTGTTATCTGCAGCCTCACTGGAACTGTGATCAAAGTACATTCACACAGGGCACTGGTGCTCTCAGGAAAGTTGCACTTGTTCGTGCAGTCACGTTGTGAACAACTTTGGGAAAAGGACAGAAAAGGTTGAAGGGATGAAGCAAGAAAAGACTCAGATGAAGGATTTCCTGGAGAATATCAGTGTTCTGCAAGCAGTGCTGACACTCCCCCTCTTAGGTCCGGCATGTATTGTGTTGATGGTGTACCTTATGTTTACGTCTCTGTGGCTGCTGCCTACTCTCTACTTCATATGGCAGTTAAAGGACCGGCACACACCTGAAAGAGGGGGTAGGAGAACTGCATTTGTGAGAAACTGGAAAGTGTGGAAGCTCGTAAGGGACTACTTCCCAATGAAGTTGGTGAAGACAGCGGAGTTGAACCCAAACAAGAACTACATCTTAGGGTGTCATCCACATGGGATCTTGAGTCTCGGAGCCTTTACTACTTTCACCACAGAGGCCTGTGGCTTTATGGACCTCTTCCCTGGGGTGCGCTCCTGTCTCTGCATCCTGAGTGGCCTCTTCAAAATCCCCCTCTACAGGGAATATGTCATGGCCACAGGTTGTTGTCCAGTCAGCAAGCCCAGTCTCAAACACCTTCTGTCTAAAAGTGGGAAAGGCAATGCGCTGGTGATTATTATAGGGGGTGCTGCTGAGTCTCTGCTGAGTGTGCCTGGGGTCAACGCTGTGGTTATGAAGCAGAGGAAAGGCTTCGTCAAGGTGGCCCTGGAGTTTGGGGCTGACCTGGTGCCCGTCTACTCGTATGGGGAAAACGATATGTTCCGCCAGGTGATCTTCTCAGAAGGCAGTGTGGGCTGGAGGTTCCAGCAACTCTTTAAGAAGATCATGGGCTTTGCCCCTTGTCTGTTCATGGGTGAACGCTGGTTCTGGATGCCTTACCACTGCCCGGTCACCATTGTCGTGGGTAGTCCTATCCCAGTGCCAACGAGGCCTTCTCCCACTCAGGAGGAGGTGGACCACTATCATGGCCTATACATGGAGTCCCTGGCCAAGCTCTTCAATGAGCACAAAGTCAGCTGTGGACTctcagagagccacgagctgctGATCACATAAGCCAATCATTTTGACAACGTGAATGAGGTGATTTGTCATGGtgtccttctgtctgtactgtagccCACCGATCTCCACAGTGAGTATGTTTACACGCACGGTAATAATTCTATATTAACTGATCATATCGATGATATACTGATTATGACAGTACTGCGAGTTTGGCAGTAGTCATGATTATCTTAATCGGCGTAAAGCGAAGCATAAACGGACTAAAATACCTATATTTTTTTGCAATCTTTTGAGTTATTTGGATACCTTATTCAGAGATCCTGCGGTGTAGTTGATCTGCACATGTGCTATCATAAGCAGCGCGAGCCTCCCTCTTTGGCGCATGCGAATTGAATTCATATAATCTGAAAGTATGCATCTAAGAAATAGGTTTCACATACAAACTCTATATTTCCGAAGTCAGAATCAAATAGGCTTCCCAAAAATGATATGATTGCTGTGATAGGACCTTAATTTTTATTGGTCATTTTCTACATTTCTTTCTACAAGATCCATCAGGCACCCTTATTATCAgctgtccatgtaaacaggatgtTTAGGGAATTATTTCTTCTTGCAAATCATAACAATGTTTTAATCAAATTATTATATTAAATCAGAGTATTTACAACGATCCTATTACTGAATGCATGTTAACATACTCAGTGAGACTACTTGAATGAAAGCATTCCAACTCAGTATCTGATCCAGCCGTGTCCCAATCATTGATCCCTGGATCCACCAAGCTGCCTGTCTAATTGACGCATAGCTTTGACTGCATTTACTGTAAGAATTAATTCAAGGGGAAATTGTATGTGGTTTATATGTAGCAATAATTTATCCATGAATCTGAATACCTTTAAGATCCACTCAATTTcataacaaacagtgacttaggATTTATGAAGAAATACTGTGCTTACATGTTGAGTATAATCAATCAGACTTTGTAGCCACCAGCAGCACCTGAGCAATGTTAATCAGGGATCATAACATTCTTTCATGTTTAACAGTTGACTTTGAATAACTTGTGCAGTAGAGCTGCCGAATACTGACTATTTGCAATACAGTAATATATAGAAATGATGTATTTCTGCTGATATGTATTTTAATAAATTTGGCTTGTGGTGAGGGTTCACTTTGACCACAGGATTTTGCCACAATGTATTAATTTATTTAATCCTTCCTGTGAACTGCGAAGTGGATACAGATAGCGGCAGTGAGAGGTTTTGGACATGAACAGAGTGGGAGTGTCTTTCAGTGCTATGATTCACAAGCTGTAGAGATCTATCATAACATTTCAATATTTCTCTCtcatcacatacacatattaggCATACTCTTCTCTACAGGACAAAGTAGTTGTTACCCAACTATCCCAATCATTTTTGACATTGAAAATGAATCTAGATTtaaaatacactaccgttcaaaagtttggggtcacttagaaatgtccttgtttttgaaagaaaagcacattttttgtccattaaaataacatcaaattgattagaaataacagtgtagacattgttaatgttgtaaatgactattgtagctggaaatggctgattagtttaatggaatatctacataggtgtacagaggcccattatcagcaaccatcactcctgtgttccaacggcactttgtgttagttaatccaagtttttcattttaaaaggctaattaatcattaggaaacccttttgcaattatgttagcacagctgaaaactgttgttctgattaaagaagcaataaaactggccttctttagactagttgggtatctggagcatcagcatttgtgggtttgattacaggctcaaaatggccagaaacaaagcactttcttctgaaacacgtcagtctattcttgttctgagaaatgaaaactattccatgtgagaaattgccaagaaactgaagatctcgtacagcgctgtgtactactcccagaatagaaagaggagtgggaggccccggtgcacaactgagaaagaggtcaagtacattagagtgtctagtttgagaaacagacacctcacacgttctcaactggcagcttcattaaatagtacccgcaaaacaccagtctcaacatcaacagtgaagaggtgactccgggacgCTAGCCTTCTAggaagagttcctctgtccagtgtctttgttcttttgcccatcttaatcttttatttttattggccagtctgagatatggttttctctttgcaactctgcctagaaggccagcatcccggagatcATTCATGAAAACcagcttcagagcgctcaggacctcagactggggtgaagatttactttcaaaggtgcttccacaaagtactgagtaaaggttctgaatacttatgtaaatgtattatttcagttttctatttttaatacattagaaaaaatgtttaaaaaaataagtttttcctttgtcattatggggtattgtgtgtagattgatgagggtaaaaaatgatttagtccattttagaataaggctgtaacataacaaaatgtggaaaaagtcaaggggtctgaatactttccgaatgcactgaagaCAATGTAAACCATGTTAGCCATTGTGTAGCATTTAGAGTAGAACAAAAGCTGGCCACTCTACCAGACAGCTTAATGTCATGAGTGGTGACAGGTTTTAATTATAAATATGATTCTGCCTCAGTGCTGGACCAAATACACGTCCATGTGTGCCCTATAACATGTTTGAATCTAAATCATTGCAGTTTTCTGTCATCAAAGCACACATACCTATAAAAATACATAGATAGATATAAATATATACTACAATAGCCTACTGGTATTCATTATCTTGAAATGTTCTGCTCCTGGTCATACAACATACTTGTCTTTATGCAGGTCATCAATAGACCATCAAATACAAATTATGAATACATAAATCTAAAAACATACGAAAAATAATGACATTTATAATATGCAGAAGATTCATTCAGAAGTCCAGAGGGCTTACATATATAGGCTACTGTTAAATAGATTTACAATTAGAATTTTATGCAGTAGCCTATGGAAATGCGACCTCATCAAATCAAGGTGCTTCTAATGAATATTGgaattaaatatttaaaaaataccatTTAAAAGTTAGTCACAACAAACAGGCTAACACCCAATGCAACACTTAAAACATATAGCTTAGTCACAGGTGTAGGCTACAATATCAAATGTAACGACACATTAATTTAGGTGGCGATTTAACCTTCAGCCTAAAATAACCTATAGTTATAGCCATTTTCTGTTCCACCTACTGAGGTGACCTCACCTCAAGCATATGCTCATTCACTCAACAAGTGAAAAGCCGATATCGATGCCGACGACCCTGTCACAGGCAATCAGACACTACTGGAGAGTATCTTCTCAATACACAAAACAACGAAATCTTTGTGAAATTAACAGGAAAAATAAGAAAATATTCACAACTATTTAGGTGAAAACATTGAGTTTATACC
The DNA window shown above is from Oncorhynchus tshawytscha isolate Ot180627B linkage group LG20, Otsh_v2.0, whole genome shotgun sequence and carries:
- the LOC112220016 gene encoding diacylglycerol O-acyltransferase 2-like, producing MKQEKTQMKDFLENISVLQAVLTLPLLGPACIVLMVYLMFTSLWLLPTLYFIWQLKDRHTPERGGRRTAFVRNWKVWKLVRDYFPMKLVKTAELNPNKNYILGCHPHGILSLGAFTTFTTEACGFMDLFPGVRSCLCILSGLFKIPLYREYVMATGCCPVSKPSLKHLLSKSGKGNALVIIIGGAAESLLSVPGVNAVVMKQRKGFVKVALEFGADLVPVYSYGENDMFRQVIFSEGSVGWRFQQLFKKIMGFAPCLFMGERWFWMPYHCPVTIVVGSPIPVPTRPSPTQEEVDHYHGLYMESLAKLFNEHKVSCGLSESHELLIT